In Anolis carolinensis isolate JA03-04 chromosome 4, rAnoCar3.1.pri, whole genome shotgun sequence, the genomic window CACACATTGAGTCAAAAAgaggctattatttatttatattatttatttaatttatatactgctcttctcccccagggggacccagactATGTACTGTATTAAGTAAATCCCCAAATCATGGCATTATGATACAGGAATCTAGTAACTCTTGAACATATATTGCTTTATATGTCCTAGATTCTGTGGAACtaagaaaacagtattttgctATTTCCTAAGCTGCTTTCATATTCTTGATAGAAAGTGAATCCACTCCCAAGATTTAAGAATGCTCTAGTATAAAATATGTCCTCACACAGGCACATCGTTTTGGATCAACTCTCATGACCTGCTTCTAGATAATGGTGCAAATGTCATCCAAGTATGGAATATTACTTACATTGAAACCAGAAGAATAGACTTTTCGTGCACTTGGAATGAGAACAGAAAGAAGGATAATGCACAGCaacccttttaaaaagaaaattaaccaGTATTAATATATGATACAAAAAAACCTGCTCATATTTCCCACTGTGGGGGTATGTTTGTGGCTATTCAACTACAGTGACCATCCCATGCCTGTAAAAGGGGAAATAGTGAAACTATATAAAATTATGTTTCTCTTAAAGTAATAGTACAGTCCAGATGTCAGGCCAAAAATATCAGGAATTATTTGACACAAATGATTCCTACTATATATACCTTCTAAAAGTGGAATATGTATACCACTCAACAACAGAAGTCCTCCAGTGAACTTCTTGAGTGAAGCTATTAGTGAAATTGCTTCACTAATATGGATAATTTATTGCTAAGTATTGATAGGTAGGCTACACTGATAAAACCCTATGGGGGCTAGAAATATGTGCCAAGAACAAATATCTAGCACATATGGTTCTCATCTTCCCAAAGACCCTGCCCACTTTCTAGGAAATTGACATATTAAAAGATGCCGAAGTCCCTGCCCTATTTTCAAGAACGTGGACATCAAAGATGCTTTGGTGTAGACAGATTGAGTTGAGTTGCACATTAGGAGAAATGTACTGACaggatcatagagttgcaagagacctcatgggtcatccagcccaacccccttccaagaagcaggaaaatcacattcaaagcacccccgatggccatccagcttctgcttaaatgtCTCCAAATAAGGAGCAACAGAAGCAATTATCTAGGAAGAATGGTCCACTCTCCCTTaatggaggttttcaagcagtgACTAAACAGCCACCTGTTAAGAATATTTTAGTTCTGTTTCCTCTATTGAATAGGTGGTTGGAATAGATGACCTATATAGTGTACTCTAACTCTTACATTAACTAAATGCCATCCTCAACTAGTACATGCGCTAAGCAGAATCAGCTTAATCTTAATTCTTATTACTTTATTCCCTAAGTGACTAAAAATTAAATCTCTGTGGTGCGAGGTGCTAAGAATTATGATTAAAGTATTGTTGCTTCAAAATTTGAGGGCTTGACACAATTGCTACAAATGCCACACATTTTCGTGAGCAATCAATTATAAGGAACAGCTAGGCTTGTCCATCCTGAAATAGCACTGGTGaccaagatttgtttagaagggggttgcttttgccttcctctgaagctgagagaatgtggcttgcccaaggtcagccagtgagTTTACATATCTTAGAGGGGATTTGCACTCTGGTCTTCAGTGCTCAGATCGCTACACTACATTGTCTTCATAGACTAAGCTACAAAGATAAAGGTGAGGGATAGCAGACAAGAAGTCTTACTTGTCATACAATTCACATTTCTGAACCTGCAATAATTCTTAATCCTTAGCACTGCCATTCTTTTTATCTGCCTTTTCAAAAATTTCAAATCTTCTGTTTAGGCAAAGTAAGGATGGCAAAGGAGAAGGGTAGGAATGTCCTTTGTGTTATAAAACTACAAAGATTACATTTAAATATAGGAGCTTTGTCATACACTTACCAGACTGTATTTAAATCCCCGGAGAGAAGGCTGCATTGTTAATTTTATGCAGCTTGGAAGTATGGCCAGGAATGTTAAAACCAAGCTGAAAGCAAAATAACAATTGTGTTGTATTAAAATGTTAATTTCAATAACAGTAGATTCAGTTGATTTGAATAATACTGGGTTCATAGATCAGACCTCAATTACTACCAGTAGCTCATATAACTTTAGTATGGATAAGCTTTTATactttctgaaaagaaataaGCGATAAGATGCCTATGCTTAATTTCCTAATTTGTACATTCATAAATTATTCTTAAAAACAGCATGAAACAACAAACTGTTTAAATTATCCCCCTTTGTATACAAGTAGCTGAATCTTATGTTACTACACTGTGAAAATAGCCTTTTACAATTGTCCCAAAAGTTTAATTAACACTGATATTAGCTCAGACTTCTGTTCTTACTTACCTTAATTTAAATTGGGTTTCTGCTGATAGAATTGTCTTTATTTTGAAAAAGACACTTATGGTACACCAAATATTGGCTACTTTATCCTGAAAATATATTTAACATGTTGCATTAATGTTTTTGTTAGTGGGCATTATTTACATGTTGAATAGCAAAAGCCCTTCTGCAAATCTGAACATCTGATGCTGCGATTAAGTCCATATGTGCCAGCATTCTCCAAATCTTGGATAAAAACACTGGACCGAAATAAACATTGATAACTACAGTCTTGAATAGGAAAACACATAGGTTgtgaatataataaaataacctGTAATCGAGCATTTACCATTAAATAAACCCATTAAAGTTTGCCACATTCTGTAACAAGAACATATATAGCTCAGCGTGCTAGTTGCTAGCAATGACAGAGTTAACCTATAATAAATCAAGAAGTCTAAAGACATTAGCAGTTGTGCTAGGATCACTTTCCAAATTAAATTTGTAACCACACAGCTAGCATGCTCATGAAACTCATCCCTAAACAGCTGCTTGGATCACAGCTGTGTAGACATAACAGCAAGAAAGCTACTACCAACAACTGAGCCAAGCCTCCTTGTACACTTACAAGTATACAGAACACAAAATTGCTGAAGGTGACAAGTGCTTGGCAACACTCACAAACGTATAAGATGCCTGCTTAATAGCCAGCAACGCTTTACAACTACCAACATTTGTAGGCATCTCTGTAAATGGGAACCAATTCAAAGAACCTGACACAGGGACCCCAGTATAAACTTACTGTGCATTGCTTACGTAGACAGTTTCTTTGCTTATCCAGATAAATAATATCTAAATCAGTCATTCCTCTGCCAGCTCCAAAAATATTTCAGCTAACATTAGACCCCAATTCCTGAGCTACCATGGATAAATTCTGTGAGGATTCTTTCTCGTAAAACACAAGACTTACCTCTGTTAAAACCCAGCAGTGTGTCTTAATAACCCCATTAAAATGGACATGTAAACAAACCAAATTGGTTGACAGTACTTTGgctagcaaatttctatatacTTCACACTTTGTGTAGCATCTTAATGTATGAATGGGGAATAAGTTCCTAATTTTTCCCCAGTGTACCAGTATCTCTGCTGTGGAAGTTAATGGTTTTCAAAAGCCGGTCTGCTGTACAGTTGTAATACTATTTCTCGCCCGCCCCCCTCTCTGTTGCAAACCAGTTAATAGATGTCATCTCTGCAATAAAACCATCGACTTTATGCTCAACACCTTTAGGCTTTGCTCAGCAATGAAAGTTGCAACTTTTCCTTACAGCACATTGGgacttttaatgcattttaaaacatgaaGCATTTGAATAGAAATCTAATGGCTATTTTGAAAAGTAAAACAGGAAGCCAGGGatggaattaattcatttttaaagatcCTATAGCTAATATGGTGCAAGGGCATTGTTAATTATGATGGAATCTACTGGAATGGAAATATGTACAACTGAACTATAGATCTGACGATGGGATAAATGTTGCCTATTTGTGTATTATCCTGGAAGATGCCAGCTGAGCTAGGGGTTAAATGCTGGATTAAATAACTGGCAAGAAACGACGGTAGGAGAAGCCAGATCATATTACTAGCCTTCTGGTGTATCTTCCACATTAAATCCCTAAGGGTCAAAGTGAAGGTTTCTCAAGGGagctaaaaatataaaacatttacaAGAAGCTTGGAAAGGGAGGGGAGGGCATGAGGCATACCTCAAACAAACCTCGATCAACTGGGAAGAGCCTCCTGAGCACTTGCAAAATTTGCCTGACGTCCATGCAAAATGGGagccaacagaaagcaaaggaaaCAACTACGGTAAATCCCAGCTTCATTAATGATAATaatctaaaagaaaaagaatacattTATCCAAGCTCCAAAGGAGAAACAAAAGTGGAACACAAGAAAGTAGACTATAATATATATCTGCACTTCATAATTAGggattatttaaaaacaaataggaAGTAGATAATCTAAAATAGGAAATCCACCAACAGGATTTCAAGGATAAAACTGTTAaatgttgtgggtttttttttttttttagaaaagctaTGCTAAACTCTTACCTTCTAAATCTGGGTGCCCATTTGTGACCTGTGCTTAAGTAATGACAGGTGTTGAAGAGAAAAGATAGTTGTGTGTATTTTGATACACTACAGACACTCTTTAAACTATTTAGTATGTTATTTAATGACTTAGGAGAAACATGCTCTACCGGGGGAGGGAGGAGTAAAGAATTATAATGACATGAATCCCTTCTCCAAAAGCTTAATCGAGACATGGAAGACATGCACAAATTCCCAAGGCAAAGCTGCCTAAATGCATTCCAGGACCATTTTCTGGATGTCAACTTTTAAAAACACTCACCCTTTCCCCATCAGGCCTTTTTTGAAGCACTTTCCCAAGAGATAGCAGAAGAAAGGCAGGGAGTGGTAGAGCTCCATTTGTTTGTAGTTAAGAGCAAAGCAAAATGCTATCGAACCCCAAACATCCAAATCATAGGAGAGGAAAAGCATTCCCCACAAAGCAAAACCAAGGCTCACAGAATTATACATGTTTTTAATGTTAAGGGCAAAAACGTGTTTGTCACTTGGTTATTAATAATAAATGGCACCAAGAGAATACTTCAGGTGGTCTTCTGCAGTTACCAAATTTAGCAATATTGGGGTAGTGCGATTTTAGCATTGGATTACAGCTCTGGAGACTTGGGTTTGATTTCCAACTCAGTCTATGAAACCCAATGGCTGACCTTGAGCAAGCCATACGCTCTCGGCCAGAGAAAATCCCATGACTCATGCATTTTAgagtcactataagttggaaactACGGAAAGGCACTCAACAATAACTAATTTTCAAAACAGAACAAGATAATATCGTAATACTTAATTTTGGCTGCATTATGCAGCCTGAAGCAGTTGCACTATCCATCCTTGCATGATCTGTATTTTACTGACATTACTGCAGCACCAAGGAAAGCAATGTCAACAAAGTAGCTTCTGCACTGCTTGGCAACATTTAAAGAAAACCGTTTATTCACATAGTTGTAATCATTATGATGacggagctcctggtggcgcaatgggttaaatccttttgcctgcaggattgctgactgaaaggttgacagtttgaatccggcagtgggatgagctcccgtctgtcagctccagctcatgcgaggacataagagaagccttccacaggacggtaaaacatccgagcatccccctgggcaacatccttgcagacggccaattctctcacaccagaaccaacttgcagtttctcaagtcgctcctgacatgaaaaaaaaaaaccatgatcaCGTGTAGTTTTACTAATGTTCCATAAATTACTGTAATATACACAAAATACAAGATCCTAAAAATTGCCTTCATGCACCTGTATTTTATGTCAATCTTAAGAGATAAAACTTTGTTATCTTGTGTTAAAgctttgtattgtcgaaggctttaacagccgaatcactggagtgttgtgtggccatgttctagctgcATTTTCTTTTGCCGTttcgcctgtatctgtggctggcatcttcagacaaTCTTCGAAATGTTGGGAGAAAATGCGGCTAgactatggccatacagcccagaaaccacaaagCATTCTTTTGACAACTCTTTCACACAACTTGGGCATTTATCATCTAGAGACAAATGTGTATATGTAAATAAATCTTTGAAGACATATTTATACCATCTGCTTATCTGTTTGAACAAACATTTAATAACACATTCCATGCAATAAACAATACAAGATTAAAATTATACCTTTGGTCCTCTGTACCACAGGTTTAGTATTCATGAATTTATCTAACCATGCCTTgaaatttttgaaaaaatatacagTAATAGAAAAAGCAAACATTTGAACACTATATTAATCTGCTGCAgccttttgccattttgtatatgaAATGCCGTTCTACTgcagcattgtatataatgggacttgagcatctacagattttggtatccaagggGGTCCTGGAAGTAAGCAAAGCAGATACCGAGAGCCCAGAGTACCTACATTTGAATGCAGTAAGCTATATAACCCGTTGCTTCCTATCTAAGAGCACAATAAATGTTACtaaaaaaatgtaatgcagaAGGGCTTAATCCCATGTCATCTTATACAATAGATTGCCATTTTGACTTTAACTTAAGGCTAAATTCTATACCACTTAATAGAAAGTGAACCTCACTGGGAGCCCTAGCCAACAGAGTCAATGATGAAGGATAATGGGAGTTTCAGACCAAAAGCATCAGGTGAGCCACATATTACCGACCTTGACATAAGTACTTCCATTCATAGTGCTCTATTGGGTtgggttagatcagtggttctcaacctgtgggtccccagatgttttggcctacaactcccagaaatcccagacagtttaccagctgttaggatttctgggagttgaaagccaaaacatttggggactcacgggttgagaaccactgggttggaCCAACCTCTTTTTTGCAACCCCAAGTCTACATCAACTCTCTTCCAAAACACGCCAGAAAACAAAACCTGAAAATACCTGAAAACAATTGTTTATAATTGCCACCCCCTAACCCTGGGTTTTCAGCTGGGAAAAAAATATAATGGCCTGATTTCACATAATTTTCAAGGATACTGAAAATGTCCATAATCAATCAAAATGAGGCCTGGATAAAGCAATATGCAGAGAGCACTAGAAAtctgggaaagagaaaaaaagataatGAAACATTTACAAAAGACTAATATTAATAGCTTTCTACCCTAGGAAGAGTACATAATTGGTAGCACACAATACACTTTGCCAACTGAAAAGAAGAAAGTAAGACAACATTAAAGCTCAGCACATCACTAAACAAGTTTTGATTTTGTTACTTGTCAAAGTGtaattatatttaaattattACTGATGGTCAAATTTCGGAGTACAAATATGTATGATATCTAAACACAAAAATGTTGCAATACAATCCAAACATACAAAGCAGTAAATTCTACTAAATCTAAATAGCACTGAACTTACATCTGAGTAAACATACTTggaattgtattatataatatataatttgccCCAACAGCTCAATTATATGTTGTATTATTGGTTCTATTAATAATTGCTGTTAATTTATTGTGCTTAAACACAAATAAATACTGAAAGTTATCCATTTTAAATCAACAGGAAATATTTTTGATACTGTAGTTTTATGTAAGTGCACTTCTGATATTCATCCTAGATGAAATTTACTCACAATTGGAGAAAAAAAGCTACCAACCTTTTTCTTGTTTGATGCATCTTTTAAATAACAGCAGTATAAGATTACTGCCGGTATATAAATCAGCATATCTGCAACAAGAACTGCAAAACAAATTATTCATAAAAATCAGGTAGATAGTTTTTAATCAGTATATTCTTTTGCTTATCTTGCTTCCCATTTTGTCACCTGTCAACCTATTGTTCACTGTATTGCCTCTTTATAGTTTTCAGTTTTAGCACATATTTGAatgatttaaaatacaaaatacgcAAGACTTATATGTGTCATTGTCTCAGGCATAGTCTTCAATTTACATGTAAATGTTAGACTACTCATACACTCATGCCTTaatgaaaacatatttctaaGAGAAATTGTCATCTCAAGAGAACATAGACATTGCTATTTATTAAAGTTACCAGATCCTCCATTGGAGATGAAACCTATACTATAAACTGCCACATCACATTCTGTTGTTCCAGTTTTCTCTTTCCCTAAGTTCTCAACAGGAATGGTACCAACGTTGAAGGGGAATGACAAGTGCAATTCAACACATCCCAGCAAAACTAGGCTGCTGGAGGCTCTTTGGTATGATTCATTTTGGAAGAACCACGATAAAATGTTGCTTAAACAAAACAGCAATCTATGCTGATCTATGGGCAAATGATGGTCTAGGCAAATGATAGTTTCCCCAGACTGGACAAAAGGATAAAGCATAGTATGTAAAGAAAACGCAGAAAAGGAGCAGATGAAGGAGAGGGCAATCCAATGCTCATTTCCATGCTTCAAGGCCCATTTATGCAATGTCAAACCATGGTGTCTGAATTAGCCATaagtctccttttaaaaaatctctctgGCAGAAAAGCTTCCGGTAATGGCAAAGATGGCGAACGCAGCAGAACGCTGAGGCTCCTGACATAGCCAGCATTCTGCCTCACCAGAGGGCTTTGGTTGAGCTACAATAAGGAAAAGCTCCCACTCACTTAAGCTGGAGGCAAGTGAGGTGCAAAACCGTGGGTCCTAGCGCCCGAAGTGTTCTTCTTCGGGTGACCAACAGCCAAAGGGACCTGAGGTAGGCGAAGCGTGGTGGAGGATATCGGGACGGCCGGGTAGGACGCCagccattattttaaaagcaaagaagACAGAGGGTAGAAGTGGATTACGGAACTAGGAACTTTTGCATGAGCCAAGAAACCTTTTAGCGGCATAGGATGGTTGCGGAGGTGAAGGGAAGCTGAAATTGTTAAGTCAGCACCGGAACGACAAAAGACATTTAGAATATCGTTCCTGGGATGGTCACAACAGTGCTGTATAAACGATGGAAAAAGGACGCTTACTGAGTCTCAGCTTTACTCCttaaagtaaagtaaagtaaaagTGAAACACCAGAGGCAAGCAAAGGGAAAACCGAACCGGTGCGAGGAGAAGCAAGACGGTGGATTCATCAGAAGGCACTGGGGCGGCAAGAAAGCCAGGAGGAAAGTCGGAGAGGCGAGGAGCGTCGAACCGCCGGGAGCACAGCGCCGCCGCCTGACGCGCGGCGAACGTAGGACGCACGCAGGACGCACGCAGGACGCACGCGACGCAGGCGTGTGACGACGTGGACGTAGAGGATCTCCAACGGGAGAAAGGGGAAGAGAAGAAGACGTGCGGGAGGGGAAAAGGAGGATGCGGAGACAGTAGCGAGGAAAGAAGGGAATCGCTGGCGGGAACTCCTTTCTTTTGCAACAACTTGGAAGGACAGGATCGGAACCGAAAGGAATTGAAAGGACAGGTCAGGACTGGACTGGACGTGTGGGTTTACAGGGTTAAGGTGAACCCCTAAAGTGGATGGGACAAGACTTGAGGGGCAAGtggaaaaaataacaataacaataagaactGGGAGGCGGCCCCAGCCAAAAGTGAACAGATAAGTGTGTGTATGAATCGGAAGGTGTAGAGGTGGGGAGAGGGGGGGGGcaggagagggaaaaggaaacattaaaaacaacaataactagcagtaaaaacaatagcaacagacccaaaagaaaagggggggatagaaatttaattattttatttctacccctcaCCCTATCTATCTGCTTCCTAGCTGCTATCTTCTCTCggttttttctctttccctctccgtTTCCTATCACTCTCTCCTCTCACCCCTTCAGATTCtggcttcctcccccccccccctcttgctTTCTCCCACCGCTATCAGGGGTTAAGCCCCGGCTGAAGAGCCAAAgatagaagagagaaaaggaaagaaagaaagaagagatataaAGGTGATTTAGGCCAGGAATCATGAACACACCAAAACCCAGGATGGAAAAAGATAGGGACAAGAGAGGGGCGGTAAGGAAGGAATCATTAACAGAAGATTTTAGCATCAAAGATGTGATGGTGGAAATTTTGAAATTACAAACGGAGGTATCCAAAATACAGGAAAAGCAAGACAGGCAATATTTAGAGATGAGAGAGGAGATGTTAGGAATAAAGAGGGACATAAAGGAGGAGATACAAACCCTAGttagagaagaaataaataaaataagagaagATCTAGACCTAACCAAAAAAGGGTGCAAAGAAAGGGATAAGGCAATGGAAACAATCAAAAAACAACAGGAGATggcaaagaaagagagaggggcaATCGAGAAGACTTTGAATGTAATTAGGACACAGCAAGAGATTTTGGAATCAAGAGAAAAAGAATTTCAATTAAGATTCCGCAATCTAAGGGAAGGAGAACAGGAAAATATAAGAGAAAGAGTTATTGAAATTGTGTCCAATATAACAAATAGAACAAAAGAGGAAACAGACATGAACATAGACAGAGTGATTAGAGTGCAATCAAACTACGCCAAAAAATATAACACCCCAAGGGATGTAGTGgtacattttagtaaaaaaaatttgAGAGATGAAGTTTTGAAGGGAAATGCGAGCAACCCAACATTTGACAAAGGGAATAGAATAGCAATTCTAAAAGAATATCCAATATCAGTATTGGAAAAAAGACGCAAGTATTTCTTCTTAACAGATGAACTAAGAAGAAGAAATATAAGATTTAAATGGGACAAAAAGGAGGGCCTTATGACGACATGGGAAGGGAACAAAATTTGGATTACAAGTGAATATAAAGCTAGGGCTTTCTATGAGAAAAATTTGCACTCAGAGatggggagtggggggggggagggaggcggggggaggaggggggagaggaggggcgggggaggaggaaggggaggggacgAGTAGATTAAAGAAAAGGATAAGGGAAAAATCACCTGAAGAAATAATAGATTTAATGGACTTCGAGAAGGGAATAGTTAACAAGACTGATGAGAGTAAAAACGATGATGGCTCAAAGATGTAAACTTTACTCTAATAATATCAATGGGTTTAACTCGCCTAATAAAAGGAGAAAAGTATGGCAACAACTTAAAAAAGGGAAGTATGACGTAATATGTTTACAGGAAACACACATTATGAATAAGCACGTAGCGCACCTAACACAGAAAAGTCTAGGGAAAACATACTACGCATCTAGTgcggagaaaaaaaggggggtggtCACATACGTTAACGATAATATCCCTTCTGAGAAAAGGTTCAACGACCAAGAGGGTAGGATGTTAGGGGTCAAGATAGTAatagaggggaaaaaaacccttattTGCAATATATATGCCCCAAATGGGAACAAGATAAAATTCGTAGAGGCTTTAtaccaaaaaatactggaagaggaGTATGATGATCTTCTGATCTTAGGAGACTTCAATGGAGTACTAAATAATAAATTAGACAAGTCAAATCAAGGGGGGAGGAAAAAAGACAAAGTGGCAGGAGAGTTACCAAAAAAATTTAAACAGCTAAAAGATGATCTAGGCCTTATAGATATTTGGAGGTATTACCACGAAAATGGAAAAGACTTTACGTTTTTTTCAAATAGACATTCAACCTGGTCACGAATAGACATGATTTGGGGCACCAAATCAGTAATGAACCAAGtaactaaaattaaaatattgcccAGACTAAATTCAGACCATGCACCGATAGAATTGATAATGGAAGGCagtggaaagaaaagggaagtaTTCAGATGGAAACTGAACGACTCATTGCTGAAAAAGGCAACGGACCAGAATCTGTACAGAGAAAAAATATGTGAATACTTTAAACTTAATAAGGAAGAAGACACCCCAGTTGAGGTAATTTGGGACGCCAGTAAAGCGTATATAAGAGGATTGATGATCCAACACAGTGTAAGAATGAATAGAGCAAGACAACTAAGATACACAAAAATCGTAGAGGAAGTGAACAGATCAGAAAACCATCTAAAGGAGAAGCCCCAGGACAAAAAAATCAAATTGAAATTAGAAATGAGTAAAAAGGAGCTAGATGCACTTCAGATGGAGGAGATGGGGAAAAAGTTAAAGTACATCAAACAACAGTACTTCGAGCACGCGAACAAAGTAGGCAAATGGTTGTCGCAGAGATTAGCTAAAAAAAGACAGGCAAACACTATTAGCAAAATCCAAGAAGGAGGGAAAAATTATTATagcaatgaagaaataaaaagacaatttACTAAATACTACGAGAAATTATACGCGGATGACAAAATTCCAAAAGAAAAGGTAACTCAATATCTGGGGAAACAAGATATCCCAAAACTTACAGAGAAGCAAAGAGAGATTCTTAACAGAGAGATAACAGGAGAAGAAATAAGTAAAACCATCAAGAGATTGCCGCCCAACAAAGCGCCGGGACCAGACGGGTTCACAATGCTGTATTATAAAACATTTCAGGAGATACTAATCCCTCCACTACAGCGGGTGATGAATAAAATCCTCGTAGAAGGGAAAGTCCCGGCAACATGGAAGGAGGCAAATATAACACTTCTCCCAAAAGATAAAGCAGACATGGCAAACgtaaaaaattatagaccaatatcgcTGCTGAACACAGACTATAAAATCTTCACAAGTATATTAGCGGCCAGACTCAAGGAAGTTTTAAAGGATAGGATTAAAGAAGAGCAAGCAGGGTTCCTGCCAGGTAGACATATGAGGGAAAACATCAGGACAATATTGAACGCCATAGAATTTTACGATAAGAACCCACAAAAGGAAATTGCTTTCCTATTCTTGGACGCCGAAAAGGCGTTCGACAACGTTAACTGGTTTTGTATCATAGAAATTCTCAAAGAAATGGATGCCGGATATTATTTTATCTCCGCAACCAAAGCAATTTATTCAGAACAAACAGCGAAAATAATAACGAATGGTCAACTATCGgacaatataaatatacaaaaaggGACAAGACAGGGGTGCCCACTCTCCCCGTTGCTGTTCATTATGATGCTGGAAATTCTACTAGAGGCAATTAGAAAAAATAGCGACCTCAAGGGACTTAGGATTAGAAATCACAGTTATAAAATACGGGCTTTCGCGGACGATCTCGTCTGTCTAATTGAGAATCCTTTAGAACAGTTTGACCTTTGGTGGGAAACAATTGCCAACTTTGGAGAAGTGACAGGGTTTAGAATAAATCGAGAAAAAACTAAAATTCTAACGAAGAATATGGTACAGAAGAACAAGGAGAATCTGAATAAGAAAACGGGTATTGAAATAGTGAAAAAGATCAAGTACTTAGGGATAGAGCTAACAGCAAGTAATGCCCAACTCttaaaaaacaactatgaaaaGAGATGGAGGGAGATAAAGGACAAAATGAACAGGTGGAGACCACTTAAACTTTCCCTTCTAGGAAAGATAGCAACAATTAAAATGAAGATTTTGCCCGAGGCCCTCTTTCTGTTCCAAAACATACCGATTCTGAGaaacaaaaaaatcataaaaaattggcAAAAAGATATTAACAATTTTTTATGGGAAGGTAAAAAGGCCAGAATTGCCTTCAAGTATTTGAAAGACGATACGAGAAGAGGAGGCCTTGGGCTCCC contains:
- the alg6 gene encoding dolichyl pyrophosphate Man9GlcNAc2 alpha-1,3-glucosyltransferase isoform X5; translated protein: MEKWSSMTIIVLLGLIIRWTVSLGSYSVLVADMLIYIPAVILYCCYLKDASNKKKISSALCILLYPGLILIDYGHFQYNSVSLGFALWGMLFLSYDLDVWGSIAFCFALNYKQMELYHSLPFFCYLLGKCFKKGLMGKGLLSLMKLGFTVVVSFAFCWLPFCMDVRQILQVLRRLFPVDRGLFEDKVANIWCTISVFFKIKTILSAETQFKLSLVLTFLAILPSCIKLTMQPSLRGFKYSLGCCALSFFLFSFQVHEKSILLVSIPVCLLINEIPFMSAWFLLVSTFSMLPLLLKDGLLLSYIVTTLAFLMVCGTSFSILEKTSEADLKLKMFSASIRNYIPWFKIFPKTMKYLFLVSITMMGILTLMSATLDPPQKLPDLFPLTISVVSCLHFLFFLLYFNVIAIWESKSSSNQKKSN